In Notamacropus eugenii isolate mMacEug1 chromosome 1, mMacEug1.pri_v2, whole genome shotgun sequence, one genomic interval encodes:
- the NAA60 gene encoding N-alpha-acetyltransferase 60 — MTEEVPSSALSEVNLRLLCHDDIDTVKQLCGDWFPIEYPDSWYRDITSNKKFFSLAATYRGAIVGMIVAEIKSRTKVHKEDGDILASHFSVDTQVAYILSLGVVKEFRKHGIGSLLLESLKDHISTTAQDHCKAIYLHVLTTNNTAINFYENRDFKQHHYLPYYYSIRGVLKDGFTYVLYINGGHPPWTILDYIQHIGSALANLSPCSIPQRIYRQAQNLLCSLLPWSSISAKSGIEYSRAM; from the exons ATGACAGAGGAGGTGCCCTCCAGTGCACTTAGTGAGGTCAACCTACGTCTTCTTTGCCACGATGACATAGACACAGTGAAGCAGCTCTGTGGTGACTGGTTCCCAATTGA GTACCCTGACTCATGGTATCGTGACATCACTTcaaataagaaatttttttcccttgctgCAACTTACAGAGGAGCCATTGTGGGTATGATAGTTGCTGAAATAAAAAGTAGGACAAAAGTACATAAAGAG GACGGAGATATTCTAGCTTCACACTTCTCTGTTGATACACAGGTTGCGTACATCTTAAGTCTAGGAGTGGTAAAAGAATTCAGAAAGCATGGAATAG GTTCCCTTTTACTTGAAAGCCTGAAGGATCACATATCTACTACGGCTCAAGACCACTGCAAAGCCATCTACTTGCACGTCCTCACCACTAAcaatacagcaataaatttctatGAAAATAGAGATTTTAAGCAACACCACTATCTACCCTATTATTACTCCATAAGAGGAGTCCTCAAAGATGGCTTCACCTATGTACTCTACATCAATGGGGGGCATCCTCCTTGGACAATTCT TGACTACATTCAGCACATCGGGTCTGCATTAGCCAACCTGAGCCCGTGTTCAATTCCTCAGCGGATTTATCGCCAGGCTCAGAATCTTCTTTGCAGCCTTCTGCCATGGTCAAGCATTTCTGCCAAGAGTGGCATTGAGTACAGCAGAGCCATGTGA